In the Harmonia axyridis chromosome 3, icHarAxyr1.1, whole genome shotgun sequence genome, one interval contains:
- the LOC123675517 gene encoding uncharacterized protein LOC123675517, with the protein MNFLHVTFITFTVFGSVLCIPAQTTTTIKPKENAPSAFVPHTTYFGANSYMDNIPYGALNTQPSQLPQAVDKGYFNAIMPTPGSSLEVIVWLFTRVGAVVLGSTLLFVLGGFFNALICSMTSFCSYDFQNLNNLDQESVRALITPEKISTAAALVQDAIGKYNRLQREIPN; encoded by the exons atgaacTTCTTGCACGTCACCTTTATAACGTTTACCGTCTTTGGAAGCGTACTATGCATTCCGGCACAAACAACTACCACAATCAAACCAAAAGAGAACGCTCCAAGTGCGTTTGTCCCTCATACCACATATTTTGGTGCCAATAGTTATATGGACAATATTCCATATGGAGCTCTTAATACACAACCTTCACAACTTCCCCAAGCAGTGGACAAGGGATACTTCAATGCAATTATGCCAACACCTGGG TCTTCCTTGGAAGTCATAGTATGGCTATTCACAAGAGTTGGAGCCGTTGTCTTGGGTTCAACACTGCTTTTCGTTTTAGGAGGTTTTTTCAATGCCTTAATATGCAGTATGACTTCGTTCTGTAGTTACGATTTTCAAAATCTGAATAATTTGGACCAGGAATCAGTGAGAGCTTTAATCACTCCTGAGAAAATATCAACAGCAGCTGCTCTTGTTCAAGATGCTATTGGAAAATATAATAGGCTGCAGAGAGAAATCCCCAACTAA
- the LOC123676310 gene encoding pyruvate dehydrogenase E1 component subunit beta, mitochondrial — protein sequence MATIKSLCIRNITNKITKGTRAFSTTKYVCAKQMTVRDALNSALDEELERDDKIFLLGEEVAQYDGAYKVSRGLWKKYGDKRVIDTPITEMGFAGLAVGAAMAGLRPVCEFMTFNFAMQAIDQVINSAAKTFYMSAGRINVPIVFRGPNGAAAGVAAQHSQCFAAWYAHCPGLKVVSPYNSEDAKGLLKSAIRDPDPVVFLENEILYGVQYPMSDEALSKDFVLPLGKAKVERSGKHITLVAHSKAVETCLEAAKELSGKGIEAEVINLRSIRPLDITTIAASVAKTNHLISVEQGWPTCGVGAEILARIMESESFFHLDQPAIRLTGVDVPMPYATGLEAAALPRAKDVVEATKKILKVK from the exons ATGGCAACAATAAAATCTCTTTGTATACGAAATATAACTAATAAGATAACTAAAGGTACACGAGCCTTTTCGACTACCAAGTATGTATGTGCAAAACAGATGACAGTACGAGATGCTTTGAATTCAGCTTTAGACGAAGAACTTGAACGAGATGATAAGATATTTTTGTTAGGTGAAGAAGTAGCTCAATATGATGGGGCTTATAAAGTAAGCAGGGGTTTATGGAAGAAATATGGAGATAAAAGAGTTATTGATACTCCTATTACTGAAATGGGTTTTGCAG GTTTGGCCGTTGGTGCAGCAATGGCAGGTTTACGACCAGTGTGTGAATTTATGACCTTCAATTTTGCTATGCAAGCTATCGATCAGGTGATCAATTCAGCTGCTAAAACATTTTATATGTCGGCTGGTAGAATTAATGTTCCTATTGTGTTCAGAGGGCCAAATGGAGCAGCTGCAGGTGTAGCTGCCCAACATTCTCAATGTTTTGCTGCTTGGTATGCACACTGCCCAGGTCTCAAAGTAGTTTCCCCTTATAACTCGGAAGATGCAAAGGGTCTTCTCAAATCAGCTATAAGAGATCCTGATCCAGTAGTATttttagaaaatgaaattttatatggtGTTCAGTACCCTATGTCAGATGAAGCGTTATCTAAAGATTTCGTACTACCCTTAGGAAAAGCCAAGGTGGAAAGATCAG GCAAACATATAACCTTGGTAGCACATTCCAAAGCAGTAGAAACATGTTTAGAAGCTGCTAAAGAGTTATCAGGAAAGGGTATAGAAGCAGAAGTAATTAATTTGAGAAGTATCAGGCCATTAGATATAACTACCATAGCTGCCTCAGTTGCAAAGACCAACCATCTTATTAGTGTTGAACAGGGCTGGCCTACTTGTGGAGTGGGTGCTGAAATTTTAGCAAGGATAATGGAAAGTGAATCATTCTTCCACTTAGATCAACCTGCTATAAGATTAACTGGGGTAGATGTTCCAATGCCATATGCCACTGGATTAGAAGCAGCAGCCCTTCCCAGAGCTAAAGATGTTGTAGAAGCTACTAaaaagattttgaaagtgaaataG
- the LOC123675786 gene encoding NADPH-dependent diflavin oxidoreductase 1, with protein sequence MPYVHSNLTILYGSQTGNAQDIAERIWRESKRYYFKSLVKSLDDYEISKLSVDECVIFICSTTGQGEVPDNMKKFWRFILRKNLPAGILDHLKYAVLGLGDSSYVKFNFTAKKLFKRLQQLGGVPFVPIGLGDDQHDLGYDAVTDPWIENLWKQLLTLYPLPENVKPSKNVSVLSRWTVTSKLLRNVNNVSINQSIYYSTRKIDHFDVTVTENIQLTEPSHFQDVRLIKFKISDQNYNPGDVIVVRPKNLEWKVQELEEVFVTNGVNFSQETIVSLKEKEFETPIPDVLKYDIPLRQLYSEYFDLMAIPRRRTFEILGSITDSELEREKCIEFTTAEGQEEFYNYCNRPKRNIVEVLQDFPNATKNLTLDILFEIFSPMKPREFSIASSCSWHKNEIHLLLAVVKFKTKLLKERVGLCSNFLAGLQPGDILTAWIRKGSFKFPTDAVPIIMVGPGTGLAPFRNYIFECAHKGIASANNIILFFGCRNESKDFLCAEELRKFHDERRLNLICAFSRDQEQKVYVQDKIRENNNLIWNHLKRKCLIFIAGNAKCMPQDVRQAFIDVCKECGNMTDNEAEDFISRMERENRYQTECW encoded by the coding sequence ATGCCATATGTCCATTCAAATCTTACTATTCTTTACGGTTCACAAACTGGTAATGCCCAGGATATTGCGGAAAGAATTTGGAGAGAATCCAAACGTTACTATTTCAAGAGTTTAGTTAAATCACTAGATGACTACGAGATATCCAAATTATCTGTCGATGAATGTGTAATATTTATATGTTCAACTACAGGTCAAGGAGAAGTTCCAGATAATATGAAAAAGTTTTGGAGGTTCATTCTGAGAAAGAATTTACCTGCAGGCATATTAGATCATTTGAAATATGCAGTTTTAGGATTAGGTGATTCGAGCTatgttaaatttaattttactgCTAAAAAACTTTTTAAACGGCTGCAACAACTAGGAGGTGTTCCTTTTGTTCCCATTGGGTTAGGTGATGATCAACATGATTTAGGATATGATGCTGTTACTGATCCTTGGATAGAAAATCTTTGGAAACAATTATTAACTTTATATCCTCTCCCTGAAAATGTGAaaccatcaaaaaatgtttctgtgCTTTCTAGATGGACTGTTACTTCGAAACTTCTCAGAAATGTGAATAATGTTAGTATAAATCAAtccatttattattcaacaaggaaaatagatcattttgatgttacTGTAACTGAAAATATACAGCTAACAGAACCATCACATTTTCAAGATGTGAGAttaatcaaattcaaaatcaGTGATCAAAATTATAACCCTGGTGATGTAATTGTTGTGAGACCAAAGAACTTAGAATGGAAGGTACAAGAACTAGAAGAAGTATTTGTTACAAATGGAGTCAATTTTTCTCAAGAAACAATTGTTTCACTCAAGGaaaaagaatttgaaactcCTATTCCTGATGTGCTGAAGTATGATATACCTCTAAGACAATTGTATAGTGAGTATTTTGATTTGATGGCAATTCCTAGGCGTAggacatttgaaattttgggtaGTATAACAGACAGTGAATTGGAAAGAGAAAAATGTATAGAATTTACAACTGCTGAGGGGCAAGAGGAGTTTTATAATTACTGCAATAGACCTAAAAGAAATATTGTTGAAGTATTGCAAGATTTTCCTAATGCTACTAAAAATTTGACTTTAgatatattatttgaaatattttcaccaaTGAAACCTAGAGAGTTTTCCATTGCCAGCAGTTGCAGTTGGCATAagaatgaaattcatttattactGGCAGTTGTTAAATTTAAGACAAAATTATTGAAGGAGCGAGTTGGTTTATGTTCGAATTTCTTGGCTGGTCTTCAACCAGGTGATATATTAACTGCTTGGATAAGGAAAGGAAGTTTTAAATTCCCTACTGATGCAGTTCCTATAATAATGGTGGGACCAGGTACAGGATTAGCTCCATTTAGAAACTATATATTTGAGTGTGCCCATAAAGGAATAGCATCTGCAAATAATATAATTCTCTTCTTTGGTTGCAGAAATGAGAGCAAAGATTTTCTTTGTGCAGAAGAACTCAGAAAATTTCACGATGAAAGAAGGTTGAATTTGATTTGTGCTTTCTCAAGGGATCAAGAACAGAAAGTTTATGTACAAGataaaataagagaaaacaATAATCTTATATGGAACCACTTGAAGAGAAAATGTTTAATTTTTATAGCAGGTAATGCAAAGTGTATGCCACAGGATGTTAGACAAGCCTTCATAGATGTATGTAAGGAATGTGGTAATATGACAGATAATGAAGCAGAAGATTTTATCAGTAGAATGGAAAGAGAAAATAGATACCAAACAGAATGTTGGTAA
- the LOC123676306 gene encoding uncharacterized protein LOC123676306 yields MNYSNPSINLSDGITEYITTNEDESDSTQYLSVLSQDLSLQEMNVTLTTDKVVENNEETNQPFIFTVDGTNEIYGVQVAQDDDGNLRKYQIQYSENINGDLVPMLETIQFLPLDEEQVLSSEEICASTEVTQLNDNFVVKNEEFITNSQNDFNIHGVTEPHINRDQEEWNIPTTNITSFHMKHEPTTLFDQCSILQNEEGKTITIEAQNTMQYASVDSESTEISGDVEMDHTESRIMSVQHLDIQHCLKYEAPEEVIEQKHFQQLYSEENHITESNHLVVDNSMVKNSQQEDLYHILDNSISNSKSIYDQSMQTILKESIDHPKTNILKKSIQKSLLKDFANSDHKIVYVQTLPEKENLTLVDIESFTKPSSRSLLKCNQPPQVLKQTDTLYSDDNYSRQNLCSKATPRTKETKQIQAYLRTKEAKQARQFMNFINSTTIPQVPERKERLPRKQQIKPVNHPDENIVVKEMIVSSNGFVEPISAEEKKYLPVTEYVELLDSGDEGNSLCNNKKKRKNNKNDKLIEIEISDTDESDAAELEPGKFRSIPKAKNGLKKKRGRPPKNQTSVDEKKHPYPNSPPKMSRLDSDVESVTSTLQVITMESEMKNESSEKEKNTGSLKEISENSCEVESSTKNREHQEGDLIITEHCMSKEKSSQTNLKSKVSQLSGESTCRKTFEYKYECEKCKSKFINKFMMSRHDCILKFGSTFSCDICQQKFANIVSLNTHKKSHIKEPILKSNLTKISQGKIFPKKEGVSSSSSTKPLISNSRTSILSSKNPKQVSLLVKNIKQTLPLPRSKQLVVPATTSVQLPRHSTLPEKKCNSVDTSENVELGNSRKPIEEGIYKPPLIEVTPGKTPRSNIFKWEKKCDKCSKNFDNNTSWFDHQVLNHGFKTPDKTIGEKRQKKIVKDVTEHKGIRAGSTVAKSFSMLKNKVQKI; encoded by the exons ATGAATTATTCGAATCCTAGTATAAACTTATCGGATGGAATAACTGAGTACATAACTACGAATGAAGATGAATCTGACAGCACCCAATATTTGTCTGTTTTGAGCCAAGACCTATCCTTACAAGAGATGAATGTAACTTTGACTACTGATAAAGTCgtggaaaataatgaagaaactaaTCAACCTTTCATTTTTACTGTGGATGGTACTAATGAAATTTATGGTGTTCAAGTAGCTCAAGATGATGATGGTAATCTTCGAAAATATCAGATTCAATATAG TGAAAATATTAATGGAGACTTAGTACCTATGCTGGAAACCATTCAATTTTTACCCTTAGACGAAGAACAGGTGCTTTCATCAGAAGAAATTTGTGCATCTACTGAAGTTACCCAACTAAACGACAATTTTGTTGTGAAAAATGAGGAATTCATCACAAACtcacaaaatgatttcaacATACATGGTGTAACTGAACCACATATAAATAGAGATCAAGAAG AATGGAATATTCCAACAACAAATATAACTTCCTTTCATATGAAACATGAACCAACAACTTTATTCGACCAATGTTCTATACTTCAAAATGAAGAAGGGAAAACAATTACAATTGAAGCACAGAATACAATGCAATATGCTTCTGTTGATTCTGAGTCAACAGAAATTTCTGGAGATGTGGAAATGGATCATACTGAAAGCAGAATTATGTCTGTTCAACACCTAGATATACAGCACTGTTTAAAATATGAAGCACCTGAGGaagttattgaacaaaaacattttcaacaattgTACTCAGAAGAAAATCATATAACAGAGAGTAATCATCTTGTAGTTGATAATTCTATGGTTAAAAATAGTCAACAAGAAGATTTATATCATATTTTGGACAATAGTATATCTAATTCAAAAAGTATCTATGATCAAAGCATGCAAACCATCCTAAAAGAATCAATAGATCATCCTAAAAccaacattttgaaaaaatcaattcaaaagagCTTACTTAAAGATTTTGCCAATTCCGACCATAAGATTGTTTATGTTCAGACattacctgaaaaagaaaatttaacaCTTGTTGACATTGAAAG cttTACCAAGCCAAGCTCAAGAAGTTTATTGAAATGCAATCAACCACCTCAGGTACTAAAGCAAACAGATACTCTTTATTCAGATGATAATTATAGTCGTCAGAATTTATGTTCCAAAGCTACTCCTCGTACCAAAGAGACAAAACAAATACAGGCATATTTGCGAACCAAAGAGGCTAAGCAGGCTAGACAATTCATGAATTTCATCAATTCAACCACTATTCCTCAGGTACCAGAACGTAAAGAGAGGCTGCCTAGAAAACAGCAGATAAAACCTGTTAATCATCCTGATGAAAACATTGTTGTCAAGGAG atgatAGTATCCTCAAATGGCTTTGTTGAGCCGATTAGtgctgaagaaaaaaaatatcttcctGTTACAGAATATGTTGAACTTCTTGACTCAGGTGATGAAGGAAATTCTCTgtgcaataataaaaaaaagagaaaaaacaataaaaatgataaattaattgaaattgaaataagcGATACTGATGAGTCTGATGCAGCAGAATTAGAACCTGGAAAATTTAGGAGCATTCCTAAAGCAAAAAACGGATTAAAAAAAAAGCGAGGAAGACCCccaaaaaatcaaacttctgttgatgaaaaaaaacatcCCTATCCAAACTCACCTCCTAAAATGAGTCGTTTAGATAGTGATGTTGAAAGTGTCACATCTACCTTACAAGTTATCACAATGGaaagtgaaatgaaaaatgagtCGTCAGAAAAGGAGAAAAATACAGGATCTTTAAAAGAAATTTCAGAAAACTCCTGTGAGGTTGAAAGTTCAACAAAGAATAGAGAACATCAGGAGGGAGATCTGATTATTACAGAACATTGTATGAGTAAAGAAAAATCATCACAAACCAATCTGAAAAGCAAAGTATCTCAGCTTTCTGGTGAATCGACTTGTAGGAAGACATTTGAATACAAATATGAATGTGAAAAGTGtaaatctaaatttatcaataagTTCATGATGAGTAGGCATGATTGTATTTTGAAATTTGGATCTACCTTTTCTTGTGATATTTGTCAGCAGAAGTTTGCCAACATTGTCTCTTTAAATACACACAAAAAAAGTCATATTAAGGAACCCATATTAAAATCAAATCTGACAAAAATTTCCCAAGGGAAAATATTTCCAAAGAAAGAAGGTGTTTCTAGTAGCTCTTCTACTAAACCATTGATATCAAATTCTAGAACTTCGATTCTTTCTTCCAAAAATCCCAAGCAGGTTTCATTGTTGGTTAAAAATATTAAGCAAACTCTACCTCTACCTAGAAGCAAACAATTGGTAGTTCCTGCCACAACTTCAGTGCAATTACCAAGGCATTCAACATTGCCAGAAAAGAAATGTAATTCAGTTGATACATCAGAAAATGTTGAGTTGGGAAATAGTAGAAAGCCAATTGAGGAAGGTATTTACAAGCCTCCATTAATTGAAGTTACTCCTGGAAAAACTCCACGTAGTAATATTTTTAAGTGGGAAAAAAAATGTGATAAATGTTCGAAGAACTTCGATAACAATACTTCATGGTTTGATCACCAAGTTTTGAATCATGGCTTTAAAACACCTGATAAAACTATTGGCGAAAAAAGGCAGAAGAAAATCGTCAAGGATGTTACTGAACATAAAGGAATACGGGCAGGTTCTACTGTTGCCAAAAGTTTTTCCATGTTAAAAAATAAAGTGCAAAAAATTTAG